From Paracoccus suum, the proteins below share one genomic window:
- a CDS encoding SRPBCC family protein, whose product MTEDTNNLRSIFKERELRHPPEYVWRALTQEHLIEKWLMKSDFKPEVGHRFHLEAEWGKVSCEVLAIEPLRTLSYSWAAYGLESVVTWTLTETATGTHLKMEQSGFGRDQDQAYYGAKAGWEQFLDRLEEVVANLDGQG is encoded by the coding sequence GTGACGGAAGACACGAACAACCTGCGCTCGATTTTTAAGGAACGCGAACTGAGACACCCGCCGGAATATGTCTGGCGTGCGCTGACGCAGGAGCATCTCATCGAGAAATGGCTGATGAAAAGCGATTTCAAGCCTGAGGTCGGCCACCGTTTCCACCTCGAAGCTGAGTGGGGCAAAGTGTCGTGCGAGGTACTGGCAATCGAACCGCTCAGGACGCTCTCGTATTCCTGGGCGGCGTACGGGTTGGAAAGCGTTGTGACATGGACCCTGACGGAAACCGCCACCGGCACGCATTTGAAAATGGAGCAATCGGGCTTCGGTCGCGATCAGGATCAGGCCTACTACGGGGCCAAGGCGGGCTGGGAACAATTTCTCGACCGGCTGGAGGAGGTCGTCGCGAATCTCGATGGTCAGGGCTGA
- a CDS encoding YdeI/OmpD-associated family protein, which yields MASDPDIEKLLKQETWRAERRKLRDILLDCALEERVKWGKLCYAHEGRNVAIIYGMKNSCAVGFFKGSLLRDEDGVLVQPGKHSQAMRRLHFRSLEEIEHGEGTIRRFVDRAIQVEKDGLKVEFTEKDDLDYPDELQNALDDDLELAEAFEELTPGRQRGWMLHFSDAKQSETRARRVERARSKIIAGKGPTER from the coding sequence ATGGCAAGTGATCCCGATATCGAAAAACTCCTAAAACAGGAAACTTGGCGGGCCGAGCGACGCAAGCTGCGCGACATTCTCCTCGATTGCGCCCTCGAGGAACGGGTGAAGTGGGGCAAGCTCTGCTACGCCCACGAAGGCAGAAACGTGGCGATCATCTACGGGATGAAAAACTCTTGCGCGGTCGGATTCTTCAAGGGGTCGCTCCTGCGAGATGAGGACGGCGTTCTCGTCCAGCCGGGCAAGCACTCACAGGCGATGCGACGGCTTCATTTTAGGAGCCTGGAAGAAATCGAACACGGTGAAGGCACGATCCGGCGCTTCGTCGACCGAGCGATACAGGTGGAGAAAGATGGGCTGAAGGTCGAGTTCACCGAAAAGGACGATCTCGACTATCCGGACGAACTACAGAACGCCCTCGACGACGATCTCGAACTGGCGGAAGCCTTCGAGGAACTGACGCCGGGACGGCAGCGCGGCTGGATGCTCCACTTCTCGGACGCCAAGCAGTCGGAAACGCGGGCGCGCCGCGTGGAAAGAGCTCGGTCGAAGATTATCGCGGGGAAAGGTCCCACCGAGCGATAA